One genomic segment of Bacillota bacterium includes these proteins:
- a CDS encoding YjgP/YjgQ family permease, with protein sequence MRLRFARQNAKMITILDTYLAFEFLAPFSLCVLGFIIIVLSGQLFWISDLIIVKKAEAGMVLRLLAYKLPDAIAQSLPFASLFGCVIALSRIAKDSELAAMRTGGMSFKRVILPFVGLSIFISLGSFSLNEWVVPWANHESYNIIRRIAIEESMPQVEENVFIRGTQNRFFYVRKMDPSSRLMQDVMIYETGRDLPRIITARKARGNGPVWYLYNGVVHDLNAEGFVECEARFEQMKIPIEKELANFFENQKTTQEMSRRELKENIDLFARSGINVDPLLVDYHMKLSLPVAASLLTVAGAPLGVSRPRGGRMFGAVVAAMLSFGYFILASVMRSLGANSVLPPLWAAWTPDVVFAIAGIVLVILSERVR encoded by the coding sequence ATGAGACTTAGATTTGCCCGCCAAAATGCCAAGATGATAACCATCCTCGATACATATCTGGCCTTTGAATTCCTGGCGCCCTTTTCCCTCTGTGTCCTGGGTTTCATTATAATTGTATTGAGTGGGCAGCTCTTTTGGATTTCTGACCTCATAATCGTGAAAAAGGCAGAGGCCGGGATGGTTTTGCGCCTATTGGCATACAAACTGCCCGATGCCATCGCCCAATCTTTGCCCTTTGCCTCGCTCTTCGGCTGCGTCATCGCCCTTTCGAGGATCGCCAAGGATAGCGAGCTTGCGGCCATGAGGACCGGCGGGATGTCCTTTAAACGCGTGATCCTGCCGTTTGTGGGTCTATCGATATTCATATCGCTGGGCAGTTTCTCCCTCAACGAATGGGTGGTCCCATGGGCAAATCATGAATCCTATAACATAATTCGCCGTATCGCCATCGAGGAGAGCATGCCACAGGTCGAGGAGAATGTCTTTATCAGGGGCACACAAAATCGGTTTTTCTACGTCAGGAAAATGGACCCTTCATCCAGGTTGATGCAGGATGTCATGATATATGAGACCGGGCGCGATCTCCCTCGAATCATCACGGCGCGAAAGGCCAGAGGAAACGGGCCAGTATGGTATCTATACAATGGGGTGGTCCATGATCTTAACGCAGAGGGTTTCGTAGAATGTGAAGCGCGTTTTGAACAGATGAAAATCCCTATAGAAAAGGAACTTGCGAATTTCTTCGAGAACCAAAAGACAACTCAGGAAATGAGCAGGAGAGAGCTCAAGGAGAACATAGATCTTTTTGCCCGGAGCGGCATAAATGTCGATCCTCTTCTGGTTGATTATCATATGAAGCTTTCCCTGCCCGTGGCTGCCTCATTACTCACTGTCGCGGGCGCTCCGCTGGGGGTAAGCAGGCCACGCGGCGGGCGCATGTTTGGTGCCGTCGTGGCAGCCATGCTTTCCTTTGGTTACTTCATCCTCGCATCGGTCATGAGATCTCTAGGCGCCAATAGTGTTCTCCCACCACTCTGGGCAGCCTGGACGCCGGATGTTGTATTTGCCATCGCAGGAATTGTCCTTGTTATCCTCAGCGAGCGGGTGAGGTAG
- a CDS encoding ABC transporter ATP-binding protein, producing the protein MAAAEVVLEIKNLKKYFRFGRNVVLKAVDDVSFTVRRGEVFGLVGESGCGKTTAGRTIVGLYQPTAGQIIFEGEDATHLSGAALKRFKRRMQMIFQDPYASLNPRMTVGDIIGEAIDIHHLASSRKERLDRIHELLHVVGLNAEHAARFPHEFSGGQRQRIGIARALAVDPVFLVADEPISALDVSVQAQIVNLLSHLQRERNLTYIFIAHDLSMVRHLSDNVGVMYLGHLVELSSSDELYKNPLHPYTQGLLSSIPIPDPRLEKERQRVILEGEVPSPINPPPGCRFRSRCKYAMKICAEQEPKLKEVAPGHWLACYL; encoded by the coding sequence ATGGCTGCAGCAGAAGTGGTTCTTGAGATCAAGAATCTGAAGAAATACTTTCGCTTCGGGCGCAATGTTGTGCTCAAGGCAGTGGACGATGTGTCTTTCACCGTGCGCAGGGGCGAGGTCTTCGGCCTTGTGGGCGAGAGCGGCTGTGGAAAGACCACTGCAGGACGCACTATTGTCGGGCTCTATCAACCTACGGCAGGGCAGATAATCTTTGAAGGGGAAGATGCAACTCATCTTTCTGGCGCGGCGCTCAAGAGATTCAAAAGACGTATGCAGATGATATTCCAGGATCCCTATGCATCTCTCAATCCAAGGATGACGGTGGGAGACATAATCGGGGAGGCCATTGATATACACCACCTGGCATCTTCACGTAAGGAGCGACTCGATAGAATTCATGAGTTGCTGCATGTGGTGGGCCTCAACGCGGAACATGCGGCCAGGTTCCCGCATGAATTCAGCGGAGGTCAGCGCCAGAGGATAGGAATCGCTCGCGCTTTGGCCGTTGATCCTGTGTTTCTGGTGGCCGATGAGCCCATCTCGGCACTAGATGTCTCAGTGCAGGCCCAGATAGTCAATCTCCTATCTCACCTGCAACGCGAAAGAAATCTGACTTATATTTTCATCGCGCATGACCTTTCAATGGTGAGACACTTGAGTGACAATGTGGGTGTGATGTACCTGGGCCATCTTGTCGAGCTCTCATCCAGTGATGAGCTCTACAAGAATCCGCTGCATCCCTATACCCAGGGATTGTTATCTTCGATCCCTATTCCTGACCCCCGGCTGGAAAAAGAAAGGCAGCGGGTCATCCTCGAGGGGGAGGTGCCAAGCCCCATCAATCCGCCGCCAGGATGCCGATTCAGGAGCAGGTGCAAATATGCAATGAAGATCTGCGCAGAGCAGGAACCTAAGTTAAAAGAGGTCGCTCCCGGACATTGGCTGGCATGTTATCTGTAA
- a CDS encoding ABC transporter ATP-binding protein: MSRLLEVTDLQVSFYTYAGKVHAVRGVSFYLDRGETLAIVGESGCGKTVTASSVMRLIPSPPGKIEGGSIIFHGKDITKLTEAEMQRIRGAEMGMIFQDPMTALNPTMTIGRQITEVLIKHQKMSLADAQKRAIETLEMVGIPNPSERIRHYPHQFSGGMRQRVMIAMALSCNPKLLIADEPTTGLDVTIQAQILDLMKSLQSQLDTSIILITHDLGVVARLADRVMVMYAGKVVESGVSDDIYYNPQHPYTKALLQSVPKIHGERKGDLLAIPGTPPDLFTPPKGCAFAPRCDKVMRICLEEDPGPSEPCDHHSVTCWLSHPMARKANAKQARAMGGAR, from the coding sequence GTGAGTAGACTGTTGGAAGTTACAGACCTGCAAGTTTCATTCTACACTTACGCCGGAAAGGTCCATGCAGTTAGGGGCGTTTCCTTTTACTTGGATCGCGGGGAGACCCTGGCTATAGTAGGGGAATCAGGTTGCGGCAAGACTGTAACTGCTTCTAGCGTGATGAGGCTCATCCCCTCTCCTCCTGGTAAGATCGAGGGTGGGAGTATAATATTCCACGGCAAGGATATAACCAAGCTTACCGAAGCAGAAATGCAGCGCATCAGGGGAGCGGAAATGGGAATGATCTTTCAGGATCCCATGACAGCTCTCAACCCTACCATGACCATCGGACGGCAGATCACAGAAGTTCTCATCAAACACCAAAAGATGAGTCTGGCTGATGCGCAGAAGCGTGCCATTGAAACACTCGAGATGGTGGGAATACCTAATCCATCGGAACGCATCAGGCATTACCCTCATCAGTTCAGCGGCGGTATGCGCCAGAGGGTTATGATAGCAATGGCCCTGTCATGCAATCCGAAATTGCTCATCGCTGATGAACCCACCACAGGGCTGGATGTCACGATTCAGGCTCAGATCCTGGATCTTATGAAGAGCCTCCAATCTCAACTAGACACCTCTATAATCCTGATAACCCATGATCTTGGGGTGGTCGCGCGCTTGGCAGACAGGGTAATGGTGATGTATGCAGGCAAGGTGGTCGAATCAGGTGTATCTGATGATATCTACTACAATCCACAACATCCTTATACAAAGGCGCTACTGCAGTCTGTTCCCAAGATACATGGTGAGAGGAAGGGAGATCTACTGGCGATCCCTGGAACACCTCCGGACCTGTTCACCCCGCCGAAGGGGTGCGCCTTTGCTCCTAGGTGCGACAAGGTCATGAGAATCTGTCTCGAGGAGGATCCGGGCCCTTCCGAGCCGTGTGATCATCATTCAGTGACTTGTTGGCTCAGCCATCCCATGGCCAGGAAGGCTAACGCCAAACAGGCACGGGCGATGGGAGGCGCGAGGTAA
- a CDS encoding ABC transporter permease, producing the protein MVLAISRELSPEMFEPVTLKQGEAEALTRPVISYWQDAWRRFKKNRLALFGLGILIFMGLLSIFGPYFTPYDYREQSLLYCNMLPSREHWLGTDNLGRDIFARLCYGARISLFIGIMAATMDLVIGVIYGGISGYCGGIVDDIMMRVVDVLYGIPWLIIVILLLVVMPPGLWTIILAMSITGWIGMARLVRGQILQIKEQEYVLAAQVLGASPARIIARHLVPNAMGVIIVNLTFTIPSAIFGEAFLSFIGLGVPLPLASLGSMANDGYQYLLIYPYQLFFPAIAICLIMLGFNFVGDGLRDALDPKLRQ; encoded by the coding sequence ATGGTGTTGGCCATATCACGGGAATTGTCTCCAGAGATGTTTGAACCTGTGACATTGAAACAAGGCGAGGCCGAGGCCCTGACGCGGCCGGTGATATCTTACTGGCAGGATGCATGGCGGAGGTTCAAGAAAAATCGTCTGGCCCTTTTTGGCCTCGGCATTTTGATATTTATGGGGCTTCTCTCCATATTCGGTCCCTATTTTACCCCGTATGATTACCGGGAGCAGAGCCTGCTTTACTGTAATATGTTACCATCACGGGAACATTGGTTGGGGACGGATAATCTGGGCCGGGATATCTTTGCTCGATTGTGCTATGGCGCCAGGATATCGCTTTTCATCGGTATAATGGCAGCGACCATGGACCTTGTGATCGGTGTCATTTATGGGGGAATCTCTGGCTATTGCGGCGGGATCGTAGATGACATCATGATGAGGGTGGTTGATGTTCTTTACGGCATACCATGGCTCATCATAGTGATTCTGCTGCTGGTGGTCATGCCGCCGGGGCTCTGGACGATAATCCTGGCAATGAGCATAACCGGCTGGATTGGGATGGCCAGGCTTGTAAGAGGACAAATCCTGCAGATCAAGGAGCAGGAATATGTCCTAGCTGCTCAAGTCTTGGGCGCGAGTCCTGCTCGTATCATAGCTCGGCATCTGGTTCCCAACGCCATGGGCGTCATCATAGTCAATCTTACCTTCACGATTCCAAGCGCTATTTTTGGCGAGGCCTTCCTGAGCTTTATCGGTCTGGGTGTCCCACTCCCCCTGGCGAGCCTTGGCTCAATGGCCAATGATGGATATCAGTACCTGCTGATATATCCATATCAGCTTTTCTTCCCGGCCATAGCCATTTGTCTTATCATGCTCGGGTTCAATTTCGTTGGGGATGGTCTCCGCGATGCCCTTGACCCGAAGCTCCGGCAGTAG
- a CDS encoding ABC transporter permease, with product MGRYIARRLAFSLATLWVIITLTFLLMHSIPGDPFMGEKVTEAIRQNMLRKYGLDKPLWQQYLVYLGNLLHGDLGISLRMTNRTVNDLIREGFPVSCVLGLEALAFALTTGLSLGILAGLKHNSGWDYLAIIVAIIGISVPNFITASILQYVVGYKLRLLPIARWGTFSQSIIPAFSLGLGTLAIMARMMRTSVLDVINQDYIRTARAKGLSQSEITWRHVIRNAILPIVTMMGPLVAGITTGTLIIEQIFGIPGLGKYYVQSVYNRDYTLILGTTVFYATILVIMNLLVDISYGFIDPRIRLAGKRE from the coding sequence TTGGGCCGTTACATCGCAAGGCGGCTTGCTTTTTCACTGGCAACTCTCTGGGTCATTATCACCTTGACCTTTCTGCTAATGCATTCGATCCCGGGAGATCCCTTCATGGGTGAAAAAGTGACAGAAGCGATCCGCCAGAACATGTTACGCAAATATGGATTGGATAAGCCATTATGGCAACAATATCTGGTTTATCTGGGCAATCTCCTTCATGGAGATCTGGGAATATCCCTCAGGATGACTAATCGCACTGTCAATGATCTAATTAGGGAAGGGTTCCCTGTGTCCTGCGTCCTGGGTCTCGAGGCCCTGGCTTTTGCCCTGACGACGGGGCTTTCTTTGGGGATACTCGCGGGGCTGAAACATAACAGCGGCTGGGATTATCTTGCAATCATCGTGGCTATCATAGGGATCTCTGTGCCAAATTTCATCACTGCCTCCATACTGCAATATGTGGTGGGTTATAAACTCAGATTGCTTCCTATAGCCAGATGGGGCACTTTTAGTCAATCTATCATACCTGCATTTTCTCTTGGGCTTGGCACCCTTGCCATAATGGCCAGGATGATGAGGACGAGCGTCCTGGATGTGATAAATCAGGATTATATTCGCACCGCCAGGGCTAAAGGGCTCTCTCAGTCCGAGATCACCTGGCGCCATGTGATTCGTAACGCCATACTTCCCATCGTCACTATGATGGGGCCTCTCGTGGCCGGCATAACCACAGGGACATTGATCATCGAACAGATTTTCGGCATCCCCGGATTGGGCAAGTATTATGTGCAGAGCGTATACAACCGTGATTATACCCTCATCCTGGGGACCACTGTCTTTTATGCCACGATCCTCGTGATCATGAATCTTCTTGTGGATATTTCATATGGATTCATTGATCCACGCATCAGGCTAGCTGGGAAGAGGGAGTGA
- a CDS encoding trypsin-like serine protease — translation MEILKRQGPPGASGEQAPPPGDEASDFTSGAVVTRVAEAVGPAVVKISTLRERIVYNLFFERVIQRQEGLGSGVIIDPRGHILTNYHVIEKAKTIGVVLTDGREFPAKIVGGDYYTDIAILKIDGENLPTARLGNSDSIKVGEIAVAIGNPYGFDHTVTAGVISALGRSLPLDENAGIYLENLIQTDAPINPGNSGGALVNSRGEVIGINTAIIQQAQGIGFAIPINMARHVAEEILAHGKVRRPWIGVELWTITPDDVKEYDLPIDHGLVVLSVAMGSPADVSGIRKGDILIGVNEKELRDISALTKEIESAGIGHVINLDILRGKRKLVLPVTIGEMP, via the coding sequence ATGGAGATCCTGAAGCGGCAAGGTCCCCCTGGGGCGTCGGGAGAGCAGGCTCCTCCCCCGGGAGATGAGGCTTCCGATTTTACATCTGGAGCAGTGGTGACGAGGGTTGCAGAGGCAGTAGGTCCTGCTGTGGTCAAGATCTCCACGCTCAGAGAACGTATTGTCTACAACCTCTTTTTTGAAAGAGTCATCCAGCGCCAGGAAGGATTAGGGTCAGGGGTAATAATCGATCCCCGGGGCCACATTCTCACAAATTATCATGTGATAGAAAAGGCCAAGACTATCGGGGTGGTCCTGACGGATGGTCGCGAATTTCCTGCGAAGATCGTTGGCGGCGATTATTATACAGACATCGCGATCTTGAAGATCGATGGAGAAAACCTGCCGACTGCCAGGTTGGGGAACTCGGATTCTATAAAGGTAGGCGAAATTGCAGTTGCCATAGGAAACCCTTATGGATTTGACCATACGGTGACTGCCGGCGTCATCAGCGCCCTGGGGAGATCTCTTCCTTTGGACGAGAATGCAGGCATATATCTGGAAAACCTGATTCAAACCGATGCCCCCATCAATCCAGGCAATAGCGGGGGAGCTTTGGTGAATTCCCGAGGAGAAGTGATCGGCATAAATACAGCCATCATCCAGCAAGCTCAAGGTATTGGATTTGCAATCCCCATCAATATGGCGCGTCATGTCGCAGAGGAAATCTTGGCCCATGGGAAAGTCAGGCGACCATGGATAGGGGTTGAGCTTTGGACAATAACGCCGGATGATGTCAAGGAATATGACCTTCCAATAGATCATGGACTTGTGGTGCTGAGCGTGGCGATGGGAAGCCCCGCTGACGTCTCCGGAATCAGAAAAGGTGACATCTTGATAGGCGTTAATGAGAAAGAGTTGCGTGATATAAGCGCTCTCACAAAGGAGATAGAATCTGCAGGCATAGGCCATGTGATAAATCTCGACATTTTGAGGGGCAAGAGGAAATTAGTTCTACCCGTAACAATAGGTGAAATGCCCTGA
- a CDS encoding MBL fold metallo-hydrolase: MLASGSSGNSIYVSCGPTRILIDLGIPYKTLVNDLSSLNVDPEDTDAILITHEHSDHISGLAGFASRHEIPIYASQGTAGALLSNGYGHLEPLIRPFSALGSSFSIGALDIMPFGIPHDAADPVGFRINAHGIRIGIATDIGHVTPAVRDGLTDCDLFVVESNHDVGMLMSGNYPWPLKRRIRGGLGHLSNEESGELLSSVVTSRTRQVFLAHISEHNNLPELALLTAIAATKRRGVAAREDLKIGLTYHHRMTSPIAL, encoded by the coding sequence GTGCTCGCCAGCGGAAGTTCAGGGAACTCCATCTATGTTTCATGCGGTCCGACCCGGATTCTCATTGATCTGGGTATCCCTTACAAAACGCTTGTAAATGATCTATCTTCCTTGAATGTAGACCCAGAAGACACCGATGCGATTCTGATAACCCATGAACACTCGGATCACATAAGTGGACTTGCGGGTTTCGCCAGCCGACATGAAATCCCGATCTATGCATCCCAGGGCACAGCCGGGGCATTGCTTTCCAATGGCTACGGCCATCTTGAGCCCCTCATCAGACCTTTTTCCGCGCTGGGATCTTCTTTCTCCATAGGCGCTCTGGATATAATGCCCTTTGGGATACCTCATGACGCCGCGGATCCGGTGGGTTTCCGTATAAACGCGCATGGAATTCGTATCGGCATTGCCACAGACATAGGCCATGTAACCCCGGCGGTCAGAGATGGTTTGACTGACTGTGACCTCTTTGTCGTAGAATCAAACCATGATGTGGGGATGCTAATGTCGGGGAACTATCCGTGGCCTCTCAAACGTCGGATCCGTGGAGGCCTGGGGCATCTTTCAAATGAGGAGTCAGGTGAACTATTGAGCTCCGTGGTGACATCGAGGACCCGCCAGGTCTTCCTGGCCCATATAAGCGAGCATAATAATCTGCCTGAGCTCGCTCTCCTCACAGCGATAGCCGCAACGAAGCGCAGGGGGGTCGCGGCGCGGGAAGATCTCAAGATCGGCCTCACATATCATCATCGGATGACGTCCCCAATAGCCTTATGA